Proteins from a single region of Sphingomonas morindae:
- the efp gene encoding elongation factor P, whose translation MKISGVDIRPGNIIEYEGGIWRAVKIQHTQPGKGGAYMQVEMKNLIDGRKNNVRFRSAETVERVRLDTKDFQFLFADGEDLTFMDKDSYEQITLPRDLLGDAAAFLQDGMDVVMELHEERPISVQLPDQVEATIVEADAVVKGQTASSSYKPAMLDNGVRVMVPPHISSGTRIVVDVYSQEYVRRAD comes from the coding sequence ATGAAGATCAGCGGCGTGGACATTCGTCCCGGCAATATCATCGAATATGAGGGCGGCATCTGGCGCGCCGTGAAGATCCAGCACACCCAGCCCGGCAAGGGTGGCGCCTATATGCAGGTCGAGATGAAGAATCTCATCGACGGCCGCAAGAACAACGTCCGCTTCCGCTCGGCCGAGACGGTGGAGCGGGTGCGGCTGGACACCAAGGATTTTCAGTTCCTGTTCGCCGATGGCGAGGATCTGACCTTCATGGACAAGGACAGCTACGAGCAGATCACCCTGCCGCGCGACCTGCTCGGCGATGCCGCCGCCTTCCTGCAGGACGGAATGGACGTGGTGATGGAGCTGCACGAGGAGCGGCCGATCTCGGTGCAGCTGCCCGATCAGGTCGAGGCGACGATCGTCGAGGCCGATGCGGTGGTGAAGGGGCAGACCGCCTCGTCCAGCTACAAGCCGGCGATGCTCGACAATGGCGTGCGCGTGATGGTGCCGCCACATATCAGCAGCGGCACGCGCATCGTCGTCGATGTGTACAGCCAGGAATATGTGCGCCGCGCCGATTGA
- a CDS encoding inositol monophosphatase family protein, with protein MVAHSGLITVMQKAARKAAPKLRRDFGEVDALQVSRKGPADFVSQADKAAERTIFDELKHARPDWGFVMEEGGTIEGDPDKPRWIVDPLDGTSNFLHGIPHFAISIAVEDPRAGVTHGLVYQPLTDESFWAEKGRGAWLHDRRLRVSSRRALADALVATGIPFKGHGDFDSWQRIFRTLGPEVAGIRRFGSAALDLAWVAAGRYDGFWETDLKPWDVAAGELLVREAGGYVTDFRGGDQLAERRQWLAANDGLHPSLLKLVAAALR; from the coding sequence ATGGTAGCCCATTCCGGTCTCATCACCGTCATGCAGAAGGCGGCGCGCAAGGCGGCGCCCAAGCTGCGCCGCGATTTCGGCGAGGTCGACGCCTTGCAGGTATCGCGCAAGGGGCCGGCCGATTTCGTGTCGCAGGCCGACAAGGCGGCCGAGCGCACGATCTTCGACGAACTCAAGCATGCGCGGCCCGATTGGGGCTTCGTGATGGAGGAGGGCGGCACGATCGAGGGCGATCCCGACAAGCCGCGCTGGATCGTCGACCCGCTCGACGGCACCAGCAACTTCCTGCACGGCATCCCCCATTTCGCCATCTCGATCGCGGTCGAGGATCCGCGCGCGGGCGTCACCCATGGCCTGGTCTACCAGCCGCTCACCGATGAGAGCTTCTGGGCCGAAAAGGGGCGGGGCGCCTGGCTGCACGATCGGCGGCTGCGCGTCTCCAGCCGGCGGGCGCTGGCCGATGCCCTGGTCGCCACCGGCATCCCGTTCAAGGGCCATGGCGATTTTGACAGCTGGCAGCGCATCTTCCGGACCCTCGGGCCGGAGGTGGCGGGCATCCGCCGGTTTGGATCGGCGGCGCTCGATCTCGCCTGGGTCGCCGCCGGCCGCTATGACGGCTTCTGGGAAACCGATCTGAAGCCGTGGGATGTCGCGGCGGGCGAGCTGCTGGTCCGCGAAGCGGGCGGCTATGTCACGGATTTCCGGGGCGGCGATCAGCTCGCCGAGCGGCGCCAATGGCTCGCCGCCAATGACGGGCTCCACCCCAGCCTGCTCAAGCTCGTCGCCGCCGCGCTGCGCTGA
- a CDS encoding L,D-transpeptidase family protein, with the protein MMHRAARLFPIVALGLAGASLGAQAAVAPARPAPAASTTPPVDPKIMLVQVALDRLGFGPGVIDGRTGQTLTLAIKGLQTAAGLPVTGTMDPATAQALGKAGVAQPVRDIVLTPADVAGPFVGPIPKKEDAQAKLPALGYQNALEMLAERYHTTPATLIALNSPDTKLVAGTHIRVPDVITNARDYPADAKPEWKATLAGLNVASTQPQADHIVVSKSAKALMVYDAGDKLVAQFPVTTGSSHDPLPLGTWTIYGADTNPKFHFNPKLFWDAKKGETKAMLPPGPNGPVGVVWLDLSKPHYGIHGTPEPQNIGRTASHGCVRMTNWDAARLALMVKPGTKAIFKA; encoded by the coding sequence ATGATGCACAGGGCCGCGAGGCTGTTTCCCATTGTCGCGCTCGGGCTTGCCGGCGCGTCGCTCGGTGCGCAGGCGGCCGTGGCGCCCGCGCGTCCGGCGCCGGCCGCCAGCACGACGCCGCCGGTCGATCCCAAGATCATGCTCGTCCAGGTCGCGCTCGATAGGCTGGGCTTCGGCCCCGGCGTGATCGACGGCCGCACCGGGCAGACGCTGACGCTGGCGATCAAGGGGCTGCAGACCGCCGCCGGCCTGCCCGTGACGGGCACGATGGATCCCGCCACCGCGCAGGCGCTCGGCAAGGCGGGCGTGGCGCAGCCGGTGCGCGACATCGTGCTCACCCCGGCCGATGTCGCCGGGCCCTTCGTCGGGCCGATCCCGAAAAAGGAGGATGCGCAGGCCAAGCTGCCCGCGCTCGGCTATCAGAATGCGCTGGAGATGCTCGCCGAGCGCTACCACACCACGCCGGCGACGCTGATCGCGCTCAACTCGCCCGACACCAAGCTCGTCGCCGGCACGCATATCCGCGTGCCCGACGTGATCACCAACGCGCGCGACTATCCGGCCGATGCCAAGCCCGAATGGAAGGCGACGCTGGCCGGGCTCAACGTCGCCTCCACCCAGCCCCAGGCGGATCACATCGTCGTCAGCAAATCGGCCAAGGCGCTGATGGTCTATGATGCGGGCGACAAGCTGGTGGCGCAGTTCCCGGTCACCACCGGGAGCAGCCACGATCCGCTGCCGCTCGGCACCTGGACCATCTACGGGGCCGATACCAATCCCAAGTTCCACTTCAATCCGAAGCTGTTCTGGGATGCGAAGAAGGGCGAGACCAAGGCCATGCTGCCGCCAGGGCCGAACGGCCCGGTGGGCGTGGTGTGGCTCGATCTCTCCAAGCCGCATTACGGCATCCATGGCACGCCCGAGCCGCAGAATATCGGCCGCACCGCCAGCCATGGCTGCGTGCGCATGACCAATTGGGATGCCGCCCGGCTGGCGCTGATGGTGAAGCCCGGCACCAAGGCGATCTTCAAGGCATGA
- a CDS encoding M23 family metallopeptidase translates to MNRFGIAIAGLLLLLLIGFAAVVRVTGPGWSGTSPHVVAPPPAAPGSPAPGGAPATLPVPVQGVARAQLSSSWSDPRDGGTRAHHAIDIPAPRGTPVLAVADGTIEKLYTSALGGLTVYERTPDGGLVYYYAHLDRYAPQLAEGQMVRAGQVLGAVGSTGDADARVPHLHFEIHRMAPGEAWWQGEELDPYPILRRG, encoded by the coding sequence ATGAACCGCTTCGGCATCGCCATCGCCGGGCTGCTGCTGCTGCTGCTGATCGGCTTCGCGGCCGTGGTGCGGGTGACGGGGCCGGGCTGGAGCGGCACCAGCCCGCACGTCGTCGCCCCACCGCCGGCCGCGCCCGGATCGCCCGCGCCGGGCGGGGCGCCGGCGACGCTGCCGGTGCCGGTGCAGGGCGTCGCGCGCGCGCAGCTCAGCTCGAGCTGGTCCGATCCGCGCGACGGCGGCACGCGCGCGCATCACGCCATCGACATTCCCGCGCCGCGCGGCACGCCGGTGCTGGCGGTGGCGGACGGGACGATCGAGAAGCTCTACACCTCGGCGCTGGGTGGGCTGACCGTCTATGAGCGCACGCCCGATGGTGGGCTCGTCTACTACTATGCCCATCTCGATCGCTATGCGCCGCAGCTGGCCGAGGGCCAGATGGTGCGCGCCGGCCAGGTGCTGGGGGCGGTGGGCAGCACCGGCGATGCCGATGCGCGGGTGCCGCATCTCCATTTCGAGATCCACCGCATGGCGCCCGGCGAAGCCTGGTGGCAGGGCGAGGAGCTGGACCCCTATCCCATATTGCGGCGCGGCTGA